The window CACTGTACGACAGGCTCAATTTCGGCAAATTCCCGGGATAATTCCCGGAACCTGTCCTGGCGAGCAATGGTGGCTGAATCACTAAGCAAAGCACTCACCTCTTCGAAACGCTCAACGAGCTGCTCGAGGCGGGACTGTATTGATGGTTTCATATTTTTTCCGGGGTGGTCGTCGCGTCTGCGTCCAACACATCAAGCTGGTGTAATTCTCTCAGCCATTCGGTCACCTCGGTGCGCCCTTCGGTGGTGGCTTTACGAACCTGTATGGAGGGCTCGTGCAGGAGTTTGTTTGTAAGGCCCCGGGCAAGACTGCGCAAGGCTGTCTCTGGATCTCCACCATTGCGCAGGGCGCGCAGGGCTTTTTCGGTTTCTATATCACGCAGCACTTCGGCACGTTGCCGGAACTGCTTCAGCGTGGAAACAGCATCCAGTGCGCGCAGCTGACTGAGAAAATCCTGTACACCCGCAGCTATGAGATTTTCCGCTTCACGGGCGGCCCCCTCACGGGTACGGATATTTTCTTCGATTACCTGGCGCAGATCATCAACGGTATAAAGATACACATCCGCCAGGGAAGCCACTTCCGCTTCAATATCCCGGGGCACCGCAATATCCACCATAAAAAACGGCCGGTGCTTGCGTTTTTTCAGGGAACGCTCAACCGCACCCTTGCCAAGGATCGGCAGAGGGCTGGCAGTGGATGAAATAATAATATCGACATCGGCCAGATAATCAGGAATCTCCGAAAGCAGAATGCCCTGCCCCCCTCTCGATTCTGCCAGAGCCTGAGCTCTTTCCAGCGTGCGGTTAGCAACAACGAAATCCTTCACTCCGGCATCCGCAAGATGGCGGGCAACCAGTTCGATGGTTTTACCCGCCCCGATCAGCAAAGCCTTATTGTGTGACATGTCGGCGAAAATACGGTTCGCCATGCTGACCGCAGCGTAGGCGACAGAAACCGGGTTCTCGCCAATAGCCGTCTGCGTACGGACCCGCTTGGCAACAGAAAATGTGTGCTCAAACATACGAGAAAGGAAAGACCCGCTTCCCCCGTGTTCCCGCGCCAGCGCATAGGCATCCTTTAACTGCCCGAGAATCTGGGGCTCACCCAGAACCATAGAATCCAGCCCTGCAGCCACACGCATCATGTGCCGCACAGCATCTGCATCGCGGTGTATGTAAAGCACTTCTTCAAGCTCGGAGGCATCCAGATCGTGAAAACCTGCCAGCCAGCGAAGTACTAAAGGCGCGCAGTCATCGTCACCTGCGAGGTACAGCTCAGTGCGGTTGCAGGTAGAAAGAATGGCGGCCTCACTGGCGCCAGACGCCGCCCGTAACTCCGCAAACGCCTCTGACATGCGCTCAGGCGTGAACGCGACTCGCTCCCGTAACTCGACAGGGGCCGTGCGATGATTGATTCCCAGCGTTAGCAGTGCCATCTCTTGGTTATACAATCCTATACCGGTGTGCGGTGTAAACGAGCGCTATTATGCAGGCATTTTAGCGGCCCGGGCCCTCAGCTGCCACCCCCAACCACCTGAGCTTCGGGAAGTGCGGACAGGTTGGGCAAGAACAGGAGCTTATGCCATTATAGGGAACCGGCCGCTGCCGGAGCCCGACTCAGCTCAAAAAAAAGAGGGAATCCGGGTTACTCAAGATGCGTAGTCGACAAATCATGGGAAGTTGCATGCACAAATCCGCACCGTTTTTGGTTACCTGCCTGTTCGGCCTCTCACTGGCAGGTTGCGCCAGTATAACCGGTTCGGGGGACACATCGGCCGTCGACGACACAGAAAAACAGGAAAATATCGGGCAAACAGACAACGAGCCCGCTATCGAATACGCGGATTTCGAGCCGGAAACTCTTTTTCTGCTCCTTTCGGCAGAAATCGCAGCACAGCGCGGCCGGTATGACGTAACCCTGGTTAATTATCTCAGAGCCGCACAGCAATCCCGGGATAAAAAGGTTATCGAGCGGGCCATGCGCATTGCCCAATCGTTAAATGGCGACAACGCCCAGAAGCAACTGGCAGAATTATGGCTTGATGTCGATCCGGGCAACCTCCAGGCGCTTCGGGTTTCAGCTATTCAGGCAGTCAAACGGAGTGAGCTTGAAGCTGCGCTGGGATACATGGAGCAGATTCTGGACCAGGGCGGGGACGCAGATTTCGACAGCCTTGCAGCCATGGCCGGGAACCTGCCTCCAGAACAACAGCAGGAATTGCTGGCACTATACGAAGAGATGGCAAGCCGTCACCCAGATACTCCGGAGCTGGAATACAGCATAGCCCTGCTTCTGAAGATCACCGGCAACCCCCAGGCCGGCCTTAGCCGGCTCGATCCCCTGATAACCAAGAACCCCAATTTCCAGCCTGCCATCATCCTCAAAGGCGATCTTCTGTACCAGCTCGACAGAGAGAATGACGCCCTGGAGCACCTGCTGGTAAATACCCGGCGCTTCCCGGCAAACCGCCAGATGGGCACGCTTTACGGGCGCATGCTGATCAGCGAAGGTGAATTACAGACCGCTCAGGACGAGTTCAAACGCCTTGTAGCACGCTACCCTGACAATCCCGGTCTGCGCCTTTCTCACGCGCTGGTTGCCCTGGAAAACGGGCAACCCGAACTCGCAAAAGACGAGCTTACAAAACTGACGGAGCAGGGCCACCACACCAGTGAGGCCAGCTACTACCTTGGCCGGATCGAAGATGAAGCCGGCAACACAGAGCAGGCTATAGGCTATTATCAGAGCGTTGAAGAGGGTAACTACTACCTCCCGTCCCTCGCCCGGGCCAGCACCCTGCTGGCTTCAGAAGGCAGGCTCGAAGACGCACTGGAGAATATCCGTTCCCTGCGCAGAGAAAACCCCGAGCGGGCAGAAAGTTTCTGGCTGCTTGAGATCAACCTGCTGCTCGACCAGAAACTGCAGCAGGAAGCCCTGGAAGCTGGCTCCAAAGCGCTTGAAGACCACCCAGAGAATGTGCAGGTCCGTTATGCCCGGGCAATGCTGTTCGATGCCATGGATCAACCAGGGAAAGCTGAGGAAGATCTCCGGGTGATTGTCGAGAGCGACCCGGAAAACGCAGTAGCACTGAACGCCCTGGGATACATACTCACAACCCGCACTGACCGGCTGAGAGAAGCCCGCGGCTACATCGAGCAGGCTTTAACGCTGGACCCTGAAAATCCGGCAATTCTCGACAGCATGGGATGGGTTCTGTTCCAGGAAGGCCAGATCAATTCAGCTCTGAACTACCTTTCCCGCGCGTGGGCAACCTACCCTGATCCGGAAGTCGCTGCTCACTACGGCGAAGCCTTGTGGATGAACGGTGCCGAAGAGCAGGCCCAGATTATCTGGAAGAAAGGGCTTGAGCAGGATGCGGATCACAGCGTGTTAAGGGAAACCATCAGGCGACTGACCGGCAACGGTGGCCAGTGATGCGCTCATGCATTCGCGTATGGACAACCATGCTGCTGATAGCGGGCCTCAGCGCCTGTACCACGATCCAGCTTGAACCACTGCCGGAGGGCATGACAGATCAGCCTCCAGCCGACTGGCAGGAGCGTTCAGCAAAACTGAGCAACTTTGATCACTGGCAACTTTCCGGAAAGCTGGCAGTGCGCCAGCCTTCAGACAGTGGCACCGCCATTATCAATCACTGGATACAGGAGGGCGAGGCCTTCGACCTTGCCTTATCGTCATCCTTTCTCGGAATGGGCAGCACAAACCTAAAAGGCGTGCCGGGTTTCATTGAGCTGACTCTCTCGAACGGCGAGACCTATCGCTCCGGGGACCCTGATGCACTTATGGAAGCCGCCACCGGCTGGCAACTCCCCCTGGAAAGCCTGACATGGTGGATACGAGGCCTGCCAGCCCCAGGTGGAGATTTCCGCCTGCTGTTTGGCGACCGTGGCGAACTGGCCATGATCCGGCAGGCTGGCTGGGAAATCCGCTATGACAGATGGCACGAGCTACAAGACAACACACCAGCTCTGCCTGCCCGGATAACAGCACTGAAAGAAGATAAACGTGTACGCGTTGTTGTAAGCAACTGGCAGGACCTCAAGCCGTGACAACAACCATAACCCTGCCCTCGCCTGCCAAACTGAACCTTTTCCTGCATATTGTGGGCAGGCGCCCGGATGGTTACCACGAACTTCAGACACTGTTCCAGTTCCTCAATTATGGCGACGACATCACTCTGAGCCTGACCCCGGGGCAGCCGGGCATCCATCTTGAGACCTCCTTGAGCGGGGTGCCCGACGAAGACAACCTGATAGTCAGAGCAGCACGCGCCCTCGCAAAAAAAGCGCCTGGGGAGCTTCCGGGCGTATCCATAGCCATTACCAAACGCCTGCCTATGGGTGGAGGGCTTGGCGGGGGAAGCTCAAACGCAGCCACTACACTGCTTGGTCTCAACCACCTGTGGAAGCTCGGCCTGAACCTTGATGAGCTGGCGCAGACAGGGCTCACACTCGGCGCAGATGTACCGGTTTTTGTACGTGGCCATGCTGCTTTCGGCGAAGGCATAGGCGAAAAACTGACGCCTGCTTTCCCGCCAGAAGACTGGTTTCTGGTGCTGAAACCTGCCTGCAATATCAACACAGGAAAGATATTTTCATTTCAAGGGTTGACAAGAAACACCCCTAGAATCACAATAGCGCCCGCTTTTGAGGGAGACGCCTCGAGGTACCGAAACGACTGTGAAGATGTAGTCAGAAGACTGTATCCTGACGTCAACCAGAGCATGGAATGGCTCACCAAATTCGGACCTGCAAGATTAACCGGAACCGGGGCTTGCATATTTGGACGTTTCCCTACAGAATCCGCAGCCCGGATTATCTGGGAAAGCAAACCCTCCGGCATCACCGGGTTCGTAGCTAAAGGGGTGAACGTATCGCCTCTTCACCAAAAGCTGACAGAGCTGGAATGATGCCAAAAGAGCACGATACTGGGGTGTCGCCAAGTGGTAAGGCAACGGGTTTTGATCCCGTCATGCGCAGGTTCGAATCCTGCCACCCCAGCCAACTTTCTCCCGCTTCTTCTGACTCAACCGCCGAAAACGAGAAGGGTGCCATCGTGTCCAAACTGATGATTTTCTCAGGCAATGCCAATCCAGAGCTTGCCCACGCTATCGCTAAAAAACTCCACATCCCTATGGGAGAGGCCACTGTAGGCCGGTTCAGCGATGGCGAAACCACCGTCGAAATCAATGAAAATGTCCGTGGCCACGATGTATTTATCATCCAGCCCACGTGCTATCCCACTAATGACAACCTGATGGAACTGATCGTGATGGCCGACGCCCTGCGCCGCGCTTCCGCATCACGCATCACAGCAGTCATTCCGTATTATGGTTACGCTCGCCAGGATCGCCGCGTGCGCTCAAGCCGCGTTGCCATCAGCGCCAAAGTCGTTGCCGACATGATCTCCAGCATCGGCGTTGACCGCGTACTGACCGTAGACCTTCATGCCGACCAGATTCAGGGCTTTTTCGACGTACCTGTAGACAACATCTACGCAACGCCCGTACTGCTTGAAGACATCGAAAAACAGCGGTTCGAGAACTTCGTTGTTGTGTCACCGGATGTTGGCGGCGTTGTTCGCGCCCGTGCCGTTGCCAAGCGACTGGATGATGCCGATCTGGCAATCATCGACAAGCGTCGCCCGAAAGCAAACGTTTCGCAGGTAATGCACATTATTGGTGACGTGCAGAACAAAACCTGCATTCTGGTTGACGATATCGTCGATACCGCAGGCACCTTGTGCAAAGCAGCGAACGCACTCAAAGAGCGTGGCGCTTCCCGGGTAGTGGCTTATATCACTCACCCTGTTCTCTCCGGCCCGGCTATCGAAAACATCGAAGAATCGGATCTGGACGAGCTCGTGGTATGTGACACTATTCCACTGAGTGACAAAGCCAGGAACTGTGATAGAATCCGCCCCCTCAGTATGGCCGGACTGCTCGCAGAATCTATTCGTCGCGTCAGTAACGAAGAGTCCATCAGCGCCCTGTTTGAGAATATCTGAGTAGGCAGACAGCCATAATACTTGGGAAACAGGACGTTATAGCGGTCACATAAAAGTTGCCGAGTCGGGAGCCTAAACAGGCTCCCGACTCTTTTAGTCAGCCGGAAAAATCCGGCTTTTCGAAAACATCACCTGTCCCAACGCCTGGTCGCGGGCAGTTCAGGTGACGATTGAGGTACAAACCATGTCTCAGGACTTTGTTATTGAAGCATTTCCTCGTGACGACAAGGGGAGAGGTGCGAGCCGCCGCCTGCGTCGCGAAGAACGTAAAATCCCGGCCATCATCTATGGCGCCGGTAAAGAAGCTACTCCGATTTCCATCTGGCACAACGAGCTGAAAAAAGCTCTGGAAAACGAAGCCTTCTTCTCTCACATTCTTACCATTGATCTGAATGGCAAGAAAGAGAGCGTGATCATGAAAGATCTTCAGCGGCACCCGTACAAACTGCTGCTGACTCACGCCGATTTCCAGCGCGTTGAAAAAGATCAGGAAATCTTTGTTCACGTTCCGCTGCACCTGCTGAACGAAGAGACAGCTCCGGCAATCAAGACTCTTGGCGGCGTTGCATTCCGATTGATGACAGAGGTTGAGGTAGCATGTCTGCCACAGAATCTGCCTGAATACATCGAAATCGACATGGCTGAAGTTGAGATGGATCAGATCGTTCACATGAGCGACCTGAAACTTCCGAAAGGCGTTCGTATTCCTGCCCTGCAACACGGCAACGAACACGACCAGGCTGTTGTGTCTATCAGCAAGCCGAAAGGCATCAAAGCTGACGACGCTGAAGACGAAGCCGAAGGCGAAGAAGGCGAAAGCAAGGAGTAATCACTCCGGAGGCGCTGGCATATGGCACAGGATATTGTCATGGTGGTTGGGCTGGGAAACCCCGGTCCTGACTACGAGAATACCCGCCATAATGCTGGCGCCCTCTTCGTCGAAGCACTGGCTCGCGATGCGGGCCAGTCGCTCCGCCCCGAAAAAAAGTATCATGGACACTATGCCCGTATTCAGTGGCAAGGCCTTGAACTTCACCTGCTGAATCCCGCTACTTTCATGAACCGCAGTGGCTTATCTGTAAAAGCCCTTGCAGACTTTTTCAAGATTCCCCCCGGCCAGATACTGATCGCTCACGATGAGCTTGATCTCCCCCCCGGCACAGCCAAGCTTAAAAAAGGTGGAGGCCACGGCGGACACAACGGCCTGAGAGACACCATAGCCCACCTTGGCACAAACGAGTTCCAGAGACTCCGTATTGGCATCGGCCATCCCGGCGACAGCCGAAAAGTGACCGGCTACGTACTGGGCCGTCTTGGCAAGCGGGAAACCGAAGACCTGAACGCTGTATTCAGCCAAGTCATGCGGGTTCTGCCCGAGGCTGCTTCCGGCAACCTTGCTGCGGCAATGAACCACTTGCACAGTTTCAAGCCTGTCAGCGCCTGAACCTGCGCAAACCATACTGCGGGCGATTGTGCCACTCCAGGCATCTCACACTCGCACCCGCTGCCCTACACCGGTATAATCCGGCCAAATTTTCCTGTACCAGCAGAGGCACTCCATGGGTTTTAACTGCGGCATCGTCGGCCTACCAAACGTCGGCAAATCCACCCTGTTCAACGCACTGACCAAAGCAGGCATTGGCGCGGAAAACTTCCCGTTCTGCACCATCGAGCCTAACGCAGGTGTGGTCGCCATGCCCGACCCCCGGCTTACCAAACTCGCAGAAATCGTAAAGCCGGAAAGAGTGGTTCCCACCACAATGGAATTTGTGGACATTGCAGGCCTTGTAGCCGGTGCATCCAAAGGTGAAGGCCTGGGCAACCAGTTCCTTGCCAATATCCGCCAGACCGAAGCCATTGCCCATGTTGTCCGCTGCTTTGACGACAACAATGTAATCCACGTTGCCAACAAAATAGATCCGGCTGCGGATATTGAGATCATCAACACCGAGCTTGCTCTGGCTGATATGGACACTGTCGAAAAAGCCATCAAGCGGGTGCAGCGCATCGCCAAAGGGGGCGATAAAGAAGCCAAGGCCCAACTGGAAATTTTCGAACGTCTTTTGCCCGTACTTAACGAAGGCAAACCCGTTCGCAGCATGGGGCTGGATAAAGACGAACTGCTACTGATCCGCGAACTGTGCCTGCTCACCATCAAGCCTACGATGTTCATTGCCAACGTCTCAGAAGATGGTTTTGAGAACAATCCCTACCTGGACACAGTGCGCAAAATTGCTGCAGAAGAAAATGCAGTGGTAGTGCCTATCTGCAACAAAATTGAAGCAGAAATCTCGGAACTGGAAGACGACGAGAAAAGCATGTTCCTTGAAGAAATGGGCATGGAAGAAGCCGGCCTCGACCGCGTTATACGGGCCGGCTACAGCCTGCTGGGCCTGCAGACCTATTTTACAGCCGGCGTTAAAGAAGTAAGAGCCTGGACCGTCAAAATTGGCGCTACAGCTCCCCAGGCAGCCGCTGTGATCCACACAGACTTTGAACGCGGGTTTATCCGCGCCGAGGTTATCGCCTACGAAGACTTTATACAGTATCGCGGCGAAGCAGGTGCCAAAGATGCCGGCAAGTGGCGCCTGGAAGGTAAGGAATACATCGTAAAAGACGGCGACGTTATCCACTTCCGGTTTAACGTTTAGTGGATACCAGCCCCTCCTTCTGCAAAAGGAGGGGCACCCCTTTGAATCTGATTCCGGCAATCAAGTGCCTGTTACGACCCTGATCTGACGATCGTGGTACCTGGAAAGCAAAACCAGCGAAGTAATCGCCCCGACCAACGCAAAGGCCATATCGGACTGCGTGTCCCAGATATAACCCTGAGTTCCCAGGAAAGCCTTAGCGCCCTCACCTGATATCACCGCAACCCACCATTCAATCAGCTCGTAAAACGCACTGAATGACAAGGCTACACAGATAACAAACAGATTCAGCCACCGCCGCCCGTTCACTACATGCTTTCTGATCAGAATTTCTCTTGCGATAACCGCAGGCACAAAGCCCTGGAAGAAGTGGCCAAGTTTGTCGTAGTTATTCCTTTCCGCTCCAAACAACCCATCAAAAAACGGAACCTCGGCATAGGTGTAATGACCGCCAATCATCAAAATCACACAGTGCATCAGAATCAGCAGATACAAAACGGGGGTCAGCTCAAAGCTGCGATAGGTAGCCACCAGAACAGCAACTCCAATCAGTGCCGGAAGCACCTCCAAAAACCAGGTTATCTGATCTTTCGGATTGATTCCTGACCACACAAGAGCAGCCATGAAAATGCTGGTCCATAAGTATTTTATCGGCTTTCTCCTGAACTTCTTACGGACGCGATCAACGGCCGTAAGTTGGAAGTTTCATGTGCCGGTTAACATCCTTGTATAACAAATAACGGAACGGGCCCGGCCCTCCGGCGTAACAGGCCTGCGGGCAGAATGCACGTAACCACATGTAATCGCCAGCTTCCACCTCGACCCAGTCCTTATTTAACAGATACACAGCCTTGCCTTCCAGTACATACAAACCATGCTCCATTACATGGGGTTCAGCAAAGGGGATTACACCACCGGGCATAAAATTAACGATATTCACCTGCATATCGTGGCGCATATCCTGATTATCAACAAACCGGGTAGTACTCCAGCAGCCATTGGTATCAGGCATTACAACCGGATCGATCAGGGTTTCGTTGGTTACAAAGGCCTCGGGCACATCAATACCCTCTACTTTCTCATAGGCTTTGCGAATCCAGTGAAAGCGTACTATCTCGCCTGAGCTATTGCGCAATGTCCACTCACTGCCCGGAGGAATAAACGCGTAGCCGCCCGGTTGCATACTGTGCTCCTCTCCACTCAGAGTCAGTGTCAGTTCACCCTCAACAATGAACAGCACCGCTTCAGCGCCCGGCTCCGTTTCCGGCCTATCACTGCCACCACCCGGCTGCACTTCCATGATGTACTGTGAGAAGGTCTCCGCAAAGCCAGTCAGCGGGCGCGACAACACCCACAAACGAGTACCGGTCCAGAAGGGCAGATGACTGGTAACAATGTCGCGCATGACGCCTTTGGGGATCACTGCGTAGGCCTCGGTGAACACCGCACGGTCTGTCAGCAGCTGAGTTTGCGGTGGGTGACCGCCGGTAGGCGCATAGTAAGTCTTCGGTTCGCTCGGGCACAGGGCCATAACGGCTCCTTAACAGAGGAAAACTTATACAGGATGATGTTCGATCCAATGGCGGGCGATATCGATACGACGAGTTACCCAGACATGATCATGAGCTTCTATATAATCAAGAAAACGCTGCAACGCCCGGAAACGTCCCGGACGGCCAATCAAACGACAATGCAGGCCCACCGAGAGCATTTTGGGCAGTTCTCTGCCTTCGTCATATAGCACATCGAAAGCATCCTTCAGGTAGCTGAAGAAGTGGTCGCTGGTATTGAAACCTTGTGGCGAGGCAAAACGCATGTCGTTGGTATCCAGGGTATAAGGCACCACAAGATGATTGTGATACTCCCCCTGGCTATCAGCTGCCCGGGTCCAGAATGGCAGATCGTCGCCATAATAATCGCTGTCATAGGCAAAGCTTCCTTCATCCAACACCAGACGCCGGGTATTTGGGCTATCACGGCCGGTGTACCAGCCCAGCGGCTTTTCTCCGTAAAGTCGCTGGAAAATCTCTATAGCACGTTTCATATGCTCCCGTTCCATCGCCTCGGGCATACCCTGGTAATGAAGCCAGCGCCAGCCGTGACATGCAACTTCGTGCCCCAGCTCTTTAAACGCCATGGCCACGTCAGGATGCCGTTCCAATGCCATGGCCACGCCAAAAACCGTAAGCGGCAGATCGCGTTTTTCGAATTCTTTAAGGATCCGCCACACCCCGACCCTGGAGCCGTATTCATATATGGACTCCATACTCATGTGCCGGTCCGGAAACGCTTCAGCACCGACAATCTCAGAGAGGAATCGCTCTGAGTGACTATCCCCATGGAGGGTACAGCTCTCCCCGCCTTCTTCATAATTGAGCACAAACTGAACAGCAATGCGGGCCCGGCCATTTTGCGTGTGGCACGTCCCTGCCGTAACCGACAAGATCCCGCGGATAATTGTCGCTGATGCTCATAACTGCATTACCTTTTATGGATGTGAAGAAAGACGAGATGCTGTGACTTAGGGCCATCAACAGCGAATCAAGACTCTATTGTCAGCTTTTGCCAAAATCAATTGTATACAACAAACCCAATATTTTGTGTACAAACCTCCGTACAGGTCATTGCAATACTTAACCGGGAACCATCCCAAGCACCATTCAGGCCA is drawn from Marinobacter sp. ANT_B65 and contains these coding sequences:
- the hemA gene encoding glutamyl-tRNA reductase translates to MALLTLGINHRTAPVELRERVAFTPERMSEAFAELRAASGASEAAILSTCNRTELYLAGDDDCAPLVLRWLAGFHDLDASELEEVLYIHRDADAVRHMMRVAAGLDSMVLGEPQILGQLKDAYALAREHGGSGSFLSRMFEHTFSVAKRVRTQTAIGENPVSVAYAAVSMANRIFADMSHNKALLIGAGKTIELVARHLADAGVKDFVVANRTLERAQALAESRGGQGILLSEIPDYLADVDIIISSTASPLPILGKGAVERSLKKRKHRPFFMVDIAVPRDIEAEVASLADVYLYTVDDLRQVIEENIRTREGAAREAENLIAAGVQDFLSQLRALDAVSTLKQFRQRAEVLRDIETEKALRALRNGGDPETALRSLARGLTNKLLHEPSIQVRKATTEGRTEVTEWLRELHQLDVLDADATTTPEKI
- a CDS encoding tetratricopeptide repeat protein, whose translation is MHKSAPFLVTCLFGLSLAGCASITGSGDTSAVDDTEKQENIGQTDNEPAIEYADFEPETLFLLLSAEIAAQRGRYDVTLVNYLRAAQQSRDKKVIERAMRIAQSLNGDNAQKQLAELWLDVDPGNLQALRVSAIQAVKRSELEAALGYMEQILDQGGDADFDSLAAMAGNLPPEQQQELLALYEEMASRHPDTPELEYSIALLLKITGNPQAGLSRLDPLITKNPNFQPAIILKGDLLYQLDRENDALEHLLVNTRRFPANRQMGTLYGRMLISEGELQTAQDEFKRLVARYPDNPGLRLSHALVALENGQPELAKDELTKLTEQGHHTSEASYYLGRIEDEAGNTEQAIGYYQSVEEGNYYLPSLARASTLLASEGRLEDALENIRSLRRENPERAESFWLLEINLLLDQKLQQEALEAGSKALEDHPENVQVRYARAMLFDAMDQPGKAEEDLRVIVESDPENAVALNALGYILTTRTDRLREARGYIEQALTLDPENPAILDSMGWVLFQEGQINSALNYLSRAWATYPDPEVAAHYGEALWMNGAEEQAQIIWKKGLEQDADHSVLRETIRRLTGNGGQ
- the lolB gene encoding lipoprotein insertase outer membrane protein LolB: MRSCIRVWTTMLLIAGLSACTTIQLEPLPEGMTDQPPADWQERSAKLSNFDHWQLSGKLAVRQPSDSGTAIINHWIQEGEAFDLALSSSFLGMGSTNLKGVPGFIELTLSNGETYRSGDPDALMEAATGWQLPLESLTWWIRGLPAPGGDFRLLFGDRGELAMIRQAGWEIRYDRWHELQDNTPALPARITALKEDKRVRVVVSNWQDLKP
- the ispE gene encoding 4-(cytidine 5'-diphospho)-2-C-methyl-D-erythritol kinase, which codes for MTTTITLPSPAKLNLFLHIVGRRPDGYHELQTLFQFLNYGDDITLSLTPGQPGIHLETSLSGVPDEDNLIVRAARALAKKAPGELPGVSIAITKRLPMGGGLGGGSSNAATTLLGLNHLWKLGLNLDELAQTGLTLGADVPVFVRGHAAFGEGIGEKLTPAFPPEDWFLVLKPACNINTGKIFSFQGLTRNTPRITIAPAFEGDASRYRNDCEDVVRRLYPDVNQSMEWLTKFGPARLTGTGACIFGRFPTESAARIIWESKPSGITGFVAKGVNVSPLHQKLTELE
- a CDS encoding ribose-phosphate diphosphokinase, whose product is MSKLMIFSGNANPELAHAIAKKLHIPMGEATVGRFSDGETTVEINENVRGHDVFIIQPTCYPTNDNLMELIVMADALRRASASRITAVIPYYGYARQDRRVRSSRVAISAKVVADMISSIGVDRVLTVDLHADQIQGFFDVPVDNIYATPVLLEDIEKQRFENFVVVSPDVGGVVRARAVAKRLDDADLAIIDKRRPKANVSQVMHIIGDVQNKTCILVDDIVDTAGTLCKAANALKERGASRVVAYITHPVLSGPAIENIEESDLDELVVCDTIPLSDKARNCDRIRPLSMAGLLAESIRRVSNEESISALFENI
- a CDS encoding 50S ribosomal protein L25/general stress protein Ctc, which translates into the protein MSQDFVIEAFPRDDKGRGASRRLRREERKIPAIIYGAGKEATPISIWHNELKKALENEAFFSHILTIDLNGKKESVIMKDLQRHPYKLLLTHADFQRVEKDQEIFVHVPLHLLNEETAPAIKTLGGVAFRLMTEVEVACLPQNLPEYIEIDMAEVEMDQIVHMSDLKLPKGVRIPALQHGNEHDQAVVSISKPKGIKADDAEDEAEGEEGESKE
- the pth gene encoding aminoacyl-tRNA hydrolase, coding for MAQDIVMVVGLGNPGPDYENTRHNAGALFVEALARDAGQSLRPEKKYHGHYARIQWQGLELHLLNPATFMNRSGLSVKALADFFKIPPGQILIAHDELDLPPGTAKLKKGGGHGGHNGLRDTIAHLGTNEFQRLRIGIGHPGDSRKVTGYVLGRLGKRETEDLNAVFSQVMRVLPEAASGNLAAAMNHLHSFKPVSA
- the ychF gene encoding redox-regulated ATPase YchF; this translates as MGFNCGIVGLPNVGKSTLFNALTKAGIGAENFPFCTIEPNAGVVAMPDPRLTKLAEIVKPERVVPTTMEFVDIAGLVAGASKGEGLGNQFLANIRQTEAIAHVVRCFDDNNVIHVANKIDPAADIEIINTELALADMDTVEKAIKRVQRIAKGGDKEAKAQLEIFERLLPVLNEGKPVRSMGLDKDELLLIRELCLLTIKPTMFIANVSEDGFENNPYLDTVRKIAAEENAVVVPICNKIEAEISELEDDEKSMFLEEMGMEEAGLDRVIRAGYSLLGLQTYFTAGVKEVRAWTVKIGATAPQAAAVIHTDFERGFIRAEVIAYEDFIQYRGEAGAKDAGKWRLEGKEYIVKDGDVIHFRFNV
- a CDS encoding DUF2238 domain-containing protein; translation: MAALVWSGINPKDQITWFLEVLPALIGVAVLVATYRSFELTPVLYLLILMHCVILMIGGHYTYAEVPFFDGLFGAERNNYDKLGHFFQGFVPAVIAREILIRKHVVNGRRWLNLFVICVALSFSAFYELIEWWVAVISGEGAKAFLGTQGYIWDTQSDMAFALVGAITSLVLLSRYHDRQIRVVTGT
- a CDS encoding bifunctional allantoicase/(S)-ureidoglycine aminohydrolase, which codes for MALCPSEPKTYYAPTGGHPPQTQLLTDRAVFTEAYAVIPKGVMRDIVTSHLPFWTGTRLWVLSRPLTGFAETFSQYIMEVQPGGGSDRPETEPGAEAVLFIVEGELTLTLSGEEHSMQPGGYAFIPPGSEWTLRNSSGEIVRFHWIRKAYEKVEGIDVPEAFVTNETLIDPVVMPDTNGCWSTTRFVDNQDMRHDMQVNIVNFMPGGVIPFAEPHVMEHGLYVLEGKAVYLLNKDWVEVEAGDYMWLRAFCPQACYAGGPGPFRYLLYKDVNRHMKLPTYGR